AAGTGAGAGGAGGTTGCTAGCAAGGGAGTAAATGATAGGTAAATGAGTCGGCTCAAATATTGGAATTGTTTAGGGAGTAATTGCAATATTGGAGCTATAGTATGCGAGAAAAGGGCCAAGTAAGTCGTAGCATAGGTAAATGTGTTTAGGGTTAGCACGAGTACCTGGAAAGGCCGTGACTTGGTACACCTTGGTGTACCCGTCCCTGTCAACGTTGTCCTTCTCCTCAAATTCCTCAACCTTGTAGGCCCGGAACTTGCGCTTTTCGAGCTCGGCGTTGAAATCGAAGTCCTCGGGTGGCCAGTCAGGAAAAACGTACCACCACCTAAGAGGCTTAAGAAAGGATAGGAAAATACCTGCACAAAAGCCTGGCGATCAGCCAATCTTTAAATTTCCTGTTTGAGCTGTAATGGCCGACCTCGAtcttttcctcctcctcgtcatGGTCGTTGGTGGAGGCctgtgtgtttaaaaaactcTGCGATTGACTCCCGTTTACGGGGGAAAAGGCGTTTTGAGATTCATCTATAAACATGGATTATATCAAAGCAAATTAGTGTAAATGAttttactaaaattaagtaaatacACACCGAACTGATTATCTGGTTTGGGAGAGGAATCCGGGGACATCAGTTATGggaaataaatagaaaCGAAAGCAAATAAACCttatataatattgaaaaataacattaaataaatattaacataaatgagTGGGAATGTATCTGTGAATGATAGAAGATTGTGGATTGAAAATATCAACGTGGAGTATGCGGAGAATCGGGAGAATTCAATTCATTAAACAATCATTTTGCATCAATgtgttttttgtaaaaacTTTTTCGTTTTAGTATTTGAGTAAAACTAATTTGTCttgtaaaattattctAATTTAGAATATCAACAGCTGTACTCAATTAGTTGGTACATTCCCATTTGGatctaataattaattgtatagtatcattttttgtttcttGGAGAGTATTTATTAAGAAATCCAATATCGTGTTCAACAAGGGTAATAGCTAGAGCATCAATTTCGAGATTTAGCCTTCAACGTTAAGTGATTGTCGAAGGCTTTTAGTGGCTCGATTTTTAGCAATTCTTGTGTTTTCTCTATTCACTTTCAATAtcttttgatttaatttaaatttagcGTCTAGCATTGTGCCATAGTTGTATTCCTCGTAGCGAAGGATCGTTTACATGCCTTAAGCTAATCGGTGATACCAGTGGCTAAAATATAATCGTTTGATCATATTTTGATTTCaagtgtattaaaataaatttaggTGGAcctgaaaaggaaaattgTAATTAAAATGCTTTAAATTCAGATTTTTGTGAAACTGCAACctattttcaaaaaatttttatcagttgatttgtaaataattttgtcgtgtcatatttgtttaaagaACCTTTTGTAACATAGATTTGAAAAATTCGAGTTTTAGACCGGTTAGTAAAAGAGTAACCGGACACAAAAGTTTCATACACAATTACgcaaaaataatttagattTATACACATCCAGTTGaacaattgttaaaatgtCAACAGAGTTACTGAACATATCATTCCGTCTGATGACGGATAGAACCTTTTGCCTTTCGATGAAGTCGTCCTTGTTAATAAGTGACGTGAAAGTATTGATCCAGACGGACTCGGAAATAGCCCCCGAAAACCAGAGACTGATTTTCAAAGGGCAACTACTGAAGGACGAGTTTACACTCAAAAGCTACGGGGTGGAGTCAGGAAACACCATTCACGTGGTAGGAAGGCCAATTAGACCCCAAGAGACCGAGCCGTCAGGAGATAACGCACAACAGTCGACGGGCAACGATCGCGGCTCAGGAGAAGGATCAGAAGTAGTTGTAGATGGTCAGATATCAACCTCAGGCTCCAGAGGGATCGGGGTGCCAGTGGGTCTGTTCATGAGTCCAATCTACGCAACAATATCAGTATCCACGCCAGTGTCCAACGGGAGAGACAACTCGATGGAGCAAGTGGCAACACAGTTCTTCTCAGGAGTAGTCAACACGCTGTTGTCGTCATTCAACGGGACATCGACGGGGCAGAGCTCGCAAAGAGGTACAGCCCAAGCGGAGCAGCCGCGAGACGAGCTGGTGTCGGAGCTGGAAAAGTCTACAGGAATTTTGAAGAGGGTTACTTCGACCGTGAGTTCACTGAGCAGACTTGCATCGTCATCGATGTCCTCCGGCAGCAGCGCTAACAACGACTCAAGGACGGCACCAGAAACTACGACGACTGGCGACTCTGTAAACGTAGCCTCTGAAAACGCCGAAAATGCAGCGGACATATTCAATAGCAGAGAAGCATCAGCTTCTGACAAAGTGGAAACCGCTGCCGAAAGAAACGCAGTACAAAGTGGCATTTCACGCAAATCCTCACTCCGCAACAAAAAAAACGACTCACAGTCTCGTAGTAAGCCCAATTTAGTGGAAGTCATCGATAGGAGTAGTTCATATAGCTCCTCTAACGGCTTAGTGCTGGACCGTGGAGTTAGCAGTAGGTCAAGTAGGTTCAAACTGGAAAGGAGGTCGAACAGCGCTCCAGAGGGATATGACGGATACGCCGCATCCCTAAAACGCGGTAGTTCGAATCCGTCTAGATCTGAAGAAATGAAATACGAAGACTACGTATACGACAATCCATCGATTAACCAAACTAAAAAGGAGGACAAGGGCGAAGAGAGTGACGCGTTTGAAGcaagaagaggaaaagtGCGCCTAATGGACCCGGAGTTGGTAACGTCGAAGCTGCCTTGGGACTGCCTGTACAAGCTGGAGCAGCACGTGTACGAAATGAACTACGGGTACAAGGTGGACTACTCAGACTCAGTGAGCTACTCAAGGAACGGGGCGAGCGGAGGCACAGCCTCCAGAGGAGGAACCTTCATAAGAAGGCCCTCATTCACAAGAATTGAAATGTCATCGCCGTGTTACCTGGCAGACGAGCCGGTCTCGTTTAACATGTCTAGGAGCTCCTCGGAGGGCTCGGAGCACCAGAGAAGACTTATCGAGTCAGACGAGCCCTCGAGTCTCGACGAGTTCCTGGGAAGACTGGAGTCCCTCAACGCAAGACTCAACGAGACGATCAACAGGTACGACTCGGGCGACAGGACGACGCAGCTGGACACCTACAAGCACCTCTCCATGGTAATGGCAATTCAGTCGAGAATCTACGCCTCGATGTGCGCAATATTCTCCTGGATGCACATGCAGATGATCGCTCCCGATTTGGCAAGGAACTTCTCGAGCAGAATGGGCTGGAACGGCTCGGCCTCGGGCGCGCAGCTGACTCAGAGCGGCCCCCAGAACGATCAGGGCGGCTTCTCCTTCACCGCATGCAGCACCTACGTGCCGAGGGACCATGAGAACAGCGCCCAGAACACACACTCCTCAGAAAACAGCGAGGAGCCTAGGGAGAATTCATCAGCAGACGGGGCAACCGCAACGCCCAGCGCTGGCGCGGAGAGGCAGGGCACGCCGTTTGGACAAGACCAGGCGGGCACTGGCAGCCATAACGCCTGAAGCACCAGCACCTCACTCACCGGAGGCTGATCACTAAGACCATGAAAAGATGGATTCAGGGGGGAAGGAGCCTCTGAGTCTCCGGAGACGACAGGCGATGCGACCCAGTGAACGTCGTGCATAGAGGATCTAAGGAGTGAGCCGCACGAGCATGGTGATTAGTGCCACATTTCATAGCCGCGAATCACAACGTGGTTTAAcgatttaatttaatccTCATTTATGTTACGTGCGTAGATGGTGTTTAAGTTCCTGAAGTTGGATAGGCTGTCGAAGTCGACCGTCAGAACAGTAAACGCCTATATACgaaaatattattcagTCTTTGAGAAAGCGAGGTGAATAATAAGCGTTCAGGTCGCAATCGCATTTGGAATCTCGAATGGAATAGTATTCTGCTACACATACAAGACTCTAAGGGACAACAGGCCAAAGTTTGTAGATAAGGGTCGACCTCCAGGTATTATTAGGGTTAAATATGGGTAAAATTGGATGTGCTCTAATTGAAAATGGGTTTAAAAGTGTTTTAAATGACCTTCCACTGATTTGTGCATAAAATGATTGAAAAATCGGCAACTTTTGTGATGTAGATACTCTTTGAATATTTGTTCcagttatttaattatatgtatttaaaaagcACACAGATACCATGAATTTAAACGATTATTGCAATTAATGGCCTTTAGAATCGCACAGGATGGCcatttttaacaatatGGCCAGCACGTACGACTCACTCTTCGACAAGCCCTTAGAGGTAAGTATTCGTTAGTGGTAAttacattaataataagCGCACGTGTGTAAAACGATTGCGTAATTGATGGTTATTCAAGGCCAACAAGGTCAATAAGGCTAAAAGGGTCATACTGAAGAGCGCCAAGGGCCACGTTCTTGACGTGGCATCCGGCACCCTGAACAACCTACCTTTCTATAAGAACCTAGAGAGTCTCACAGCCATAGATAAGTCCCCTAACATGTGTTACGAGATGAGGAAAAAGATAGGTATGTTTGCAATTGTTCTTGGTCCAGTGCCCTTAAgtcaatatatatttgtgtgtaaGGCATAAAGGTTATTAGTTAGTCCTGGCCAAAGTAGTAAGGAAAACCTGACTAAATAATTAGAGAGGGAGAAACCGGATTTTCCAGTGGTTGTAATCCTAGGGGATGTTCAGAGAATACCCTTCAGATCCTCTAGCTTTAACACGGTGGTGAGCACGCACACCCTATGCTCAGTGGAGGACCCGGAGGCGATGGTGTCGGAAATCGAAAGAGTGATGAAGCCCAGCGGGAAGCTACTGGCGGTGGAAAGAGGAAGGATCTACTACGCGCCGCTGAGGAAACTGATGTAAGTTGAGTGCCTGGTGGCGTAATGCGAAATGAACGCAGGCAAGCCCTGAAAATATACCCGAACCCTGGAGTGCCCTGGAAAAACGGCTACTACGAGGACAGAGATCCCATGTAACCAGTTACTCATCACGGCTTAATTTAGGGCGCTGATTAAGACGAAGCTGGAAGTGTCCAAGTACGGAATCTCGGGATACGGGATAAACTACTCAGTAATCGCAAGGAAGGTGAACCGGGAGTTCACGGGCCTCACTGAGGAGCCGCAGATTCTCCCAGAGGCCAGAGTCTTTTACACGTACGTGCCGCTGAGGGATtgatttgtaaaatattgtacaagcGCTAACATTCATGTTCATGAGTACACGCGTACTTAAGGCGCAAGACAGTTGCGCTGCGTAAATCTATGGTACAACATTACTTGCTTCGTTGGTACTTCTCCATCAGGTATGAAAAGGCGGCAAAGCCAGCACATCCGCCAGCGGCTGCGAACGGTCCGTCTGAAAAGCGTTAACACTCATCACATTACTTTTGAGGCCGAGGAAGGCGCCGGTCGTGCATCCGGCGTACACGGAGTTACTGATGTCGGAGTTGGCCCTCTTCTAAAAAGCTGGGTGAAATGGTCAAAGTACCTTTTGGATGAGGCATTCGAACAGCGAATACATGAATCCGAGCTTTGCGAAGTTCTTAACGGTGGATTTGACGTAGGGCACGAAGCTCCGGTACTGCTTCACAAACTCCTGTTTCACCGAGAGGGGCTTATCCTCAACGCCCACACTCGTGTTCGACATGTTAATGCTGAACAGGAAGGTGCCAACGAGAGTGCCTAATGTGCATTTGTGTATCATGTGGCGTATACTAGAATACGAGTGACAAATATGTTCAAAGTAACAATAGTTAGGCGAAACGGGTACGAAGGGTAATATCTAGTATGGACAGAGTATGTTATCTAGCGTGCAACAGTATACCTAGGACTCCACTTCCAACCCCTATCATTGTGGCCCTGAGAAGACAACTCTCCTGGACACTCCTTTGTATTTTTGCGATTTTCTGTAGCTGTATGTCATTTTGGGTCAACCCAGGAACCAGAAACCGGTAATTGATGTATCTATCTGAAAGGAAAACGTTGCGATATAAATCGTCCATCGTGTGTAAGGTTTGCAGATGAACGGCGTAAATTTGGAAGTTATGTTTAGGTAGAAGGTGCAAATGTAGTACAAAAGGTTAGTTCAGAATAAAGAGGTTCAAAAAGCTAGCAAACTTAATTTACgattatgttacaaaaatGGTTGATaacacaaaaattaaatgtaaactCTGTGAATGTGAACATAAATGGATTACACAAACTTATTAATAAATGGTGATTGCGCGTGTTGTATGGAAGGCACGACATGAAAGGCCCGTGTACAcactttaaatttaaactatataaCTCGAgttaatgtttaattttttgcCGCGCGTTTATGGCGATGTAAATTGTGGGAAAATACTTGAGATGTTGTCGTACTTATCTTGGACACAGATGCTACGCCTCACAGTGTGTACTTTTTCCTCGAACTGGGCTAAAACGcttttattaatgtttatgaACTCAATCACActaaatatacacaacTGGCCTATGTTTGCCCactgtaaaaataattttgaaaatgtttaaaattcacAAAATGACCCATCGCAAAAGACTTTATATACTGGCCATATCGGTCTTTTTTCTAAATAGTGGCGCCGCGCTCTGTTCAACAGTGATGAATGACCAGAATACTCCATATTATAACAGGTTTAAAGACTACTATTCAGAGAATGTCAAGGAATCACAAATGGGCGGAATCGTGGACGAAAAGAGCTCTGAACCTAATTTTGACTACGATGTAGACCGACAGGATATATTTAGTCTACCGCAGCTTGTTTCCCAGGCGGAAACAGTCCATTCGAAGCTTAAATTGATCTTATCGGACTACTACTTTAGAATATATCGCGTAAATTTGGACTCAAAGTGCTCTTCGAGACCACGCTCAAACTCTTGCTCCTCACAAAAGAATTTCATAAGCCTAAACAAAGCAAACACACAGCAAAACAACACAGACAATCAAAACGGATCAAACTGTAACGGAAACGCCAGAGAAAACGGATCTGGAATACAAAAGTGTCACGTAGACCGTTGCAACTCAACAGATATAccatttaatataatgcACTCGAAAAAGGAGAATTATGTACTGCGATTCTCAGAAGGATTGGCGACCAAAAAGCTGCCAAACCTGGACTTCCCGGAGTTGTTCGGAAAGGGAGAATCCAGCCAAGAAAATTTTGTATACGTGGATTTACTGAGGAATCCGCCGTCGTACACAGGGTACAACGGGAGAGACGATTGGTGAGTTGAAATAACATGTAGTTATTGCAGAGCTATGAGATTAGCTGGAGATATAAAACACAAAGACGGACTTTAACGATGTTATAGGAAGGAGATACACACGGAGATTGGGAGGTTCGAAAACATATCGTGTAAGCAGAGCGCGCACATATATAAGCTTATTCTGGGGATGGAGGCGAACATAGAGGCGTTCTCGTCGCTGAACTACGAGTGCGTCAACCCAGTGGAGGCGTACGAAAAGCAGGTAGAGCTGCCGAGGTACCAGAGCAACTACCAGTTCTACGTCAACAAGCTTTCAAAGCGCCCGGACCGCATCGAGAACATCTACTACACCTACAAGTATGTCCTCGCGGCGATGGTGCACCTGGAGAGGTACCTCGCGTCGTACAACCTTAACCTGCAGCTGGTGAACAACCAGCTCTACCAGCACATGGACGACTTCATCAAGTACCTGAATAAGCAGAGCTGCACGACGAGCTGCGACTGCAGGTTCACGAGGCACGAGGGCTACCGCAAGCAGGAGGACGACGACTGCTGTAAAATAATCGACTCAAGGTAGGACAATGCAAGTACAGTTAGTAATTGTGGTAGCCAGGGCTGTGTTGGATTGCCAGCACagttataaaataatgctGTTGTGCACGCTAGATAGTGATCAGTAATAGTGGTAAATCAACAATGTTTAGCTGTGGCTCTGAGGTCTTGGAGAAGTTCGATCGAATCATTCAAATGGTTGAGTGCGTGGACTGTGAAAAATGTAGACTTCACGGAATGATAAAGGTCAGCACTCTGTTGATGGCGATTAAGGTTGGTTGTTACATGACTTGCTGAGTATTAGTCACATGACTTGCTAGTATTAGTTACATGACTTGCTTTGTGTTAGTTACATGACTTGCTGAGTATTAGTCACATGATTTGCTTTGTGTTAGCTAGTTACATAGCCTATTGGGCGTTAAATGATAAGTGTTAACATGGCATAACGGCACTTTTAGATACTGAGCACGCCTGCGGATAAGTTGAATGAGTTGGAACTGGACAGAAACGACCTCGTGGCCTTGCTGCACGGGTTCAACTACTTTACACAGTCGGTGCTGATAGTTCAGAAGTTCGAAAGGCACAAAAAGAGACAAATCATGCTGTATCCCCTTAGGTTCCTCCTGGGATTCCTGTTGGTCGTCATTGTACTATATAAAAGGGAAATTTTTTCATTGAGACATAAAAAGCAGTCCACCACCCCTGAAAAGGGAAAATAATGTAGTAATGTACTATACAaaagtatatgtgtgttattgTATTCGTTAAGGTGTGCACATTGGTATATGTGGGTGTGTATGTACAAGTTGCGTAAGTATATACATGTGTACAAGCATATATGTGCAAGTGTATAactatgtgtgtatatacgCAAGTGTATAAGCATATGTGTTCAAATGTATACGCGTGTATaagtatgtgtgtatgagcaagtgtgtatataggCATAAGTATAGCGTGAATACAAATCGACAAAGAACAGAAACGCGTATACAATCAGTATGGATATTAGTCGTATATCGCCACGCTGTCGCCGCGGTTGTTCGCAACAATTGCCCTCAGGTTGTTGTGCTGTGAAAAGGGGTTGACGCAGGTCATTGTGGGGTTTTTCAAACCCAAGGCCAGGCTCGACACCCTGTTCTTGAGACTCAAATCGTAGATGTAGAAGATGCTCTCGTGCAGTGTAGATGCGTCAGCTCGTGGGACTGCACAGCCGTTCGAGGCCGCAGGGCCCGCAACGGCGGTGAGGGAAATGTGGTCGCCGGGATCGCAGTAGGAGGAAAGAGGCACGTAGTCAATGTTCAGCTGCTTCATGAAGCTGTCGCACGAGCCCAGGGAGTTGAGCATCCTGATGTCCCAGAAGACCACGGGGTCCCGCGACTTAGAAACCACCTGGATGAAGTGGTTGCTTATGCCGCAGGAGAGCACCATCTTGTCGGTGGTGGGCTCGTACGACCATATGGGCGTGTTCGGAGTCCTGATGTCCCACAGGTTCAACTTGCCGTTCACCACGCAGCTGAGCAGGAGATCATTCTTGCAGCACAGGCACGTGAGCCCCGCCGACTCGTCAAATATCATCACCTCGTGCAGGCCGGTGCTCGTCAGCTGGAACCTGCGCACCGTCTCGTCGAGGCCGCCGGTCACCAGATACCCGTCCTCGTAGTCGATGCAGGTCACACTATCGTCGTGAAGTTGCTACAAATTCATTAGTGGGTTGTGTGATTGCCTTTTAAACAGCAAAGATGCGTATATAACTCATATTGTTGTGAGGCATAATACTACCAGTTGAGGTTATGGGTTAACAACTGTTACACAGTGGTTGTTGTGCACCAGCTACGCGTCAGTATGCGGTTAAACACACACAGAAATCAGTTACATAAATGCATAAACGCCTCGTAAACTGAAAATGGAACTTACGTATGTTGTAAAGTGTCTTCCCTTGTCCACGTTGGTTGACCCCCTTGGCATATAGCAGAAGTCGTCCTCGTACACACTCAGGTACTCGTTTTCCAGATCTTTGAGAGAGTCACCGCTGCCTACCAGGTCGTTTGAAATGATGGCGTAGTTGATCATGTGCAGGTAGCCGCACGTATCTGCCGTAAAGAGCGACTTGTTCACGCATATCCCGCATGTCAGGCTGTACTTGCTCACGTTCAGTACCTTGCTGTAACCTTTGCGTCTCTCTAACCCACTCTCCTCCAACTCATCGCTGTCATTATAACCATTCATTCCATTGCGGTAATAGGCCTTGTTGGAATAAGCATCGTCGCGATCGCCGTTTACTCCATTAGAAAGATTGTTGGCAGCCCTATCCTCCTCTCTGTTTTCACCATATCTATCGCCATCACCATCATCGTTGTAGTCCGAGAATTCCGTTGACACGGTGCCAGCTCTGAACTTCCTGAAGTGAATTACTCCTTGCGATGtcaagtagtagtagtagtcgCTCAGGAAACCCAGGTTTGTCACCTTGTCTACCCTCGGCAGCTCCATCACATTCAACTTATCCTTCGACACCAACTCCGATATTTCTCTCAGGTGTCCTGTTCCGTAGGTCGGCACTATTGTTCTATTAAGTCTAAACGAATCGCTTATTTCCAGTCCTCCCTTCGTGAACAGCTCCGAGTGTTTCTCCACGTAGATAAACCATGGTGCGCTGTTGTACGCGTCGTCGAAGTTAAACTCGTTGAAGACTATCTTCCTCGGGTGCGGCGTGTCGAACAGTATTATTGGCGACTGTCCAAACTCCCTCACTTGCACTGATATTGCCTGTGAATCCATTGTTCTCAGGAAATTTGATATTGCCGTCGACGGCTTCAGCTTTCCTGCGTGCACGCTTCCCAGGTACGTCAACGGGTGGTACGTGttattattcaaaataCTATTCTAAAACGCTTTGAATCATGCTTATTAACTTGTTCTAGATACAAACTTAATCAAATAACACAACACACACTAGTGCTACTATTATTGCCAATATTAATATTCCATATTCTATACTCCACACTGCTTAACTTACCTGGCCCGTCTGCTTGTACCCGAAGATCAGGTCTATCCAGTTCGTCAGGTTCTTAGACACGTACTCCGATTCCAGCGCCAGCCTCATTGTCTTCAGGAACTTACATGGGTTATTGTGTGCCCATTTCGGCAACTCCACATCGCCCAGTCTTCCGTCCTGCGTCGTTATGTTCAGTGTGTTCTTCAAGAACAGTTCGTTGTTCTCGTAAAATTCCGGTATTAGTTCAAAAAACGACGAATGTCCACTATAGGTATCTAAATGTTATCATTATTTCCAATTTGGCATTAGCGACAGTAGTAATGGCAATACTAATAGCAGTATCACCAGTggcaacaacaataacaatagcaaCAATACTAGCAGTGGAGTTCATACTTTGAAACGTCTCctgtatgtttttaaagGTGCGTGCTGCCGAGTCGAACCTTCCTCCGTACAGCCTCAGCTGGCACTCCGGCAAGAGCCTTATCAAGAAGAACACTATCAGCGCCGGCGTGGAGTAATGAGAGCCGTACAGGTAGTATCCCATGTTCCACAGCCCCTCCACGTTCTCCATTCTCTTCTGTGCCCCTTCTTGATGctgctccttctgcttGTTCGCCTTGTTCCCCTTGTTCACTGTGTGGGACCCCGACGCATTGCTCAACTGGTATAGGTTGTACATCCGTTTCTTTATTAGCTGCAGCCTCTCCTCGTTCAACGCTCCTATGGGCTTCGATAGATCTCTGAACACCTTCGGGTCGTTCAAATCCAGGTTCTGACTCGAGTAGTCGCTGAGTATCCATGGAAAGACCGGGTAGTGCGAAATGTCGTACCTGCTCCTCCCTGCTATGCAGTTCAAGAAGTCCAGGTACTGGAAGTTCGGCAAGAGTCCCATTCTCCACAACTCCGTCATTTCATTTCTGAACGCTCTCGACTCAATCGCGTAGAACGACCTATCACAACCGTGAGTTAATAACTATGCGCAGTTCTCCATATCTAATCTAACCACTAATCTTCAATTACGGGGTATTTACCTCGGTATCAGCGTTTTAAGCGTGCCAACCAACTTTTCTCTGTCCGATCCCAGGTTAAACTCCAGGTATATGCACCTGTACTGCTTGCGTGCTATGTTGtcgtccagctcctccggCAGCGATACCACTTCCAGTGCTGTTGAGCATTCTCCCGTAGTTGTCAGCCCTGAGTCCCTCTTGAACACGTGCAATATGTTGTCCAGGTTTATCCTCTTGTAGAGCTTCCTCGAGAAGTTGGGGCACGGCTGAAAGTATATTGCCTTGTCCGTCAACGCGCAGAATCCTCCGTGCCTGACCATTCTCTTCAACCTCCAACAGTATATCGACTCCTTCCCTCCGCCCAGGAGCAACTTTTCTCTATTCGGGATCAGGTTTGTGCTGAACCCTCGTTCTCTATAGTAGTTCATGCTCATGTTAAATATCTCTCTGTCCTTCAGCATATTATAACTCAGGTTGCCGTACAGGTTGTTAAAGTAAAACAGCTTCTTGTACTCCACCAACTGCTGCTTCTGAATTTCCTGGGTCGAGTACGTGAAGAGGAAGCAGTAGCAGGGGAAGTTGTTTATGTCCATATCGTTCCCATCTCTCGTCAGGCTGTTTTTCTCCTTGTTGAGTGGGTTTGGGCTTATTGCGGTCGAGGCGTCGCATGTGTACGTCGTGTACGGCGATATAAACCTCGATTTACCGTTGTATATCGACGTCGGTATTGACGTCACCTGTTTGCATGACACGAAAACTCCGCAGGGGTTCTTTGGGAACTCCGAGATCGTCGTGATGTGTTGAAActgcagcttcagcagcggcaTATCCAGCGCATCCGGCTCAAATATAAGGGATTTTGTGCCAACCCTTATTCTCCCCTTTCTACTCACTTGCACACTTGCCACGTTTTGGGGCTCCGTTGCCGACTCTAGGAACTTAGCCCAGTTTGAAAGGTTCGTTTCCGAAGGGAATAACGTAAACGAGTTACACGCTGCGTCCGTTACGTATTCTTCCCCCTCTTCCAATAGAACCAGGTCAAAACTTCTAACGGTTGACAAcattttgttgttttaagGGGAGGCTCAGTTTTAAAATCGTACTATTCCATTATGCTACAGTCTAAAAAAATCAGCGAATATTCTACACATCAAACGTCTGttttacaattaaaatagtggtttgaatttaatattattgtacactaatcttttttaaaaatattttacatttacaacatatatttactgaGTGTGTCGTGA
The sequence above is a segment of the Theileria orientalis strain Shintoku DNA, chromosome 3, complete genome genome. Coding sequences within it:
- a CDS encoding neutral sphingomyelinase; the encoded protein is MLSTVRSFDLVLLEEGEEYVTDAACNSFTLFPSETNLSNWAKFLESATEPQNVASVQVSRKGRIRVGTKSLIFEPDALDMPLLKLQFQHITTISEFPKNPCGYKKLFYFNNLYGNLSYNMLKDREIFNMSMNYYRERGFSTNLIPNREKLLLGGGKESIYCWRLKRMVRHGGFCALTDKAIYFQPCPNFSRKLYKRINLDNILHVFKRDSGLTTTGECSTALEVVSLPEELDDNIARKQYRCIYLEFNLGSDREKLVGTLKTLIPRSFYAIESRAFRNEMTELWRMGLLPNFQYLDFLNCIAGRSRYDISHYPVFPWILSDYSSQNLDLNDPKVFRDLSKPIGALNEERLQLIKKRMYNLYQLSNASGSHTVNKGNKANKQKEQHQEGAQKRMENVEGLWNMGYYLYGSHYSTPALIVFFLIRLLPECQLRLYGGRFDSAARTFKNIQETFQNTYSGHSSFFELIPEFYENNELFLKNTLNITTQDGRLGDVELPKWAHNNPCKFLKTMRLALESEYVSKNLTNWIDLIFGYKQTGQNSILNNNTYHPLTYLGSVHAGKLKPSTAISNFLRTMDSQAISVQVREFGQSPIILFDTPHPRKIVFNEFNFDDAYNSAPWFIYVEKHSELFTKGGLEISDSFRLNRTIVPTYGTGHLREISELVSKDKLNVMELPRVDKVTNLGFLSDYYYYLTSQGVIHFRKFRAGTVSTEFSDYNDDGDGDRYGENREEDRAANNLSNGVNGDRDDAYSNKAYYRNGMNGYNDSDELEESGLERRKGYSKVLNVSKYSLTCGICVNKSLFTADTCGYLHMINYAIISNDLVGSGDSLKDLENEYLSVYEDDFCYMPRGSTNVDKGRHFTTYVSSIFSLRGVYAFIIMPHNNMSYIRIFAQLHDDSVTCIDYEDGYLVTGGLDETVRRFQLTSTGLHEVMIFDESAGLTCLCCKNDLLLSCVVNGKLNLWDIRTPNTPIWSYEPTTDKMVLSCGISNHFIQVVSKSRDPVVFWDIRMLNSLGSCDSFMKQLNIDYVPLSSYCDPGDHISLTAVAGPAASNGCAVPRADASTLHESIFYIYDLSLKNRVSSLALGLKNPTMTCVNPFSQHNNLRAIVANNRGDSVAIYD